One Solanum pennellii chromosome 10, SPENNV200 genomic region harbors:
- the LOC107002084 gene encoding LOW QUALITY PROTEIN: uncharacterized protein LOC107002084 (The sequence of the model RefSeq protein was modified relative to this genomic sequence to represent the inferred CDS: inserted 1 base in 1 codon) translates to MRHSGIWVNELQYESCKIDGIVXLKAAIAAELDIDVSRKEIEIRYIVEGNSCPMKLKNDMSVKLYFELKKNEPGFSVYPLCIDTIEKNSGTVHNFDGRSGEITCVEGTTNDTQALAIVENSLFESHENAEVGVANVIINSDIVDVKTGQIYKDKATLVDVMTKYKIKNNFNCKVKRSDQQSYVLVCFSDKCGWTMKASCRKKSDIFIVRNFNSEHTCPMRERVLTKVQATVGFVSGVTAPKLVNYIRIYTPRDIIDDIREYYGVEISYQQAWRAKERALSMIRGKPSAGYRRMPRYIHMLKTVYPDSYIRMHKTEEDEFMYLFIALRPFIRGFKYCRPVVVVDGAHLSGAYKGTFVSASTLDGAGCIFPLAYGVVDTENDCSWTWFFEQFKHAFGDRKDMCVVSDRNESIMKSVRIVFPDVPHYACIWHLWKNVCGNFKRSRKAISDLFYSMAKAYRKEDFDKLMAKVDRIDHRVKEYLEYAGYEKWSRVHATVNRGRMMTSNIAECINGCLVEARQLTILEFLEEVRILFGSWHCKNREVASYTKDTLGRKFEELLIINAAKSSKMEVVPSSEFIFSVYENGRRYIVCLERKVCCCGRFQLDEIPCSHAIAVLKKKNVTDMNPYCSDYYKPDALAKTYEIPMVPMPDKKDWSDPKHVVAETVYPPRYRRSSGRPRKRRRKNADEKISVNTNCCGQCGQEGHNRRTCTFYPKEK, encoded by the exons atgagacattccGGAATTTGGGTGAACGAATTGCAGTATGAAAGTTGCAAAATTGATGGAATCG ATCTTAAAGCAGCAATTGCGGCCGAGTTGGATATTGATGTATCaaggaaagaaattgaaattcgaTACATTGTAGAAGGTAACTCCTGTCCGATGAAACTTAAGAACGATATGAgtgttaaactatattttgaacTGAAAAAAAACGAGCCTGGATTTTCAGTATATCCATTATGTATTGACACAATTGAGAAGAATAGTGGTACTGTACATAACTTTGATGGAAGAAGTGGAGAAATAACGTGTGTAGAAGGCACAACAAATGATACACAGGCTTTGGCAATAGTTGAAAATAGCTTATTTGAGTCACATGAAAATGCAGAAGTTGGAGTTGCAAATGTTATAATCAATTCAGATATTGTTGATGTGAAGACAGGTCAGATATATAAGGATAAAGCAACACTTGTAGATGTGATGACgaaatataagataaagaaCAACTTCAATTGCAAAGTGAAGAGGTCTGATCAACAAAG CTATGTGTTGGTATGCTTTTCAGACAAATGTGGTTGGACTATGAAGGCGTCGTGCAGGAAAAAATCTGATATATTCATTGTTAGAAATTTCAATAGTGAACATACGTGTCCGATGAGGGAGAGGGTATTAACCAAAGTCCAAGCAACAGTCGGATTTGTAAGTGGAGTGACAGCTCCAAAATTGGTCAATTATATACGAATTTATACACCAAGGGatataattgatgatattaGAGAATATTATGGTGTTGAAATATCTTACCAGCAAGCATGGCGTGCTAAAGAACGTGCACTCTCCATGATTAGGGGAAAACCATCTGCAGGATATAGACGGATGCCGCGATACATACACATGTTAAAAACTGTGTATCCAGATTCTTATATAAGAATGCATAAGACTGAAGAGGATGAATTTATGTATCTGTTCATCGCCTTAAGACCATTCATTAGGGGATTTAAATACTGCAGACCAGTAGTTGTTGTGGATGGTGCACATCTGAGTGGAGCTTACAAAGGGACAtttgtatcagcaagcacacttgatggcgcag GTTGCATATTTCCATTGGCATATGGTGTTGTTGACACCGAAAATGATTGTTCGTGGACATGGTTTTTCGAACAGTTCAAACATGCATTTGGCGATAGAAAAGATATGTGTGTTGTTTCAGATAGAAATGAGAGTATCATGAAGAGTGTAAGGATTGTGTTCCCCGATGTACCTCATTATGCATGCATCTGGCATCTTTGGAAGAATGTATGTGGAAACTTCAAAAGGAGCAGAAAGGCCATAAGTGATCTATTCTACTCTATGGCCAAGGCATATAGAAAGGAAGATTTTGATAAGTTGATGGCTAAGGTTGATAGAATTGATCACAGGGTTAAGGAGTACCTTGAATATGCAGGTTACGAAAAGTGGTCAAGAGTTCATGCAACAGTAAACAGAGGTAGAATGATGACTTCAAACATTGCAGAATGTATCAATGGTTGTCTTGTTGAAGCACGCCAATTAACTATATTAGAATTCTTGGAAGAGGTTAGAATTCTTTTTGGATCTTGGCATTGCAAAAACAGAGAAGTAGCCTCATACACAAAGGACACATTAGGTAGAAAATTTGAGGAATTGTTGATTATAAACGCGGCTAAAAGTTCAAAAATGGAG GTTGTTCCATCATCTGAGTTTATTTTCTCGGTTTATGAAAATGGAAGAAGATATATTGTTTGTCTTGAGCGGAAAGTATGTTGTTGTGGTAGATTTCAACTAGATGAGATACCTTGTTCACATGCAATCGCtgtattgaaaaaaaagaatgtcaccGATATGAATCCGTATTGCTCTGATTATTACAAGCCTGATGCGTTGgcaaaaacatatgaaattcCAATGGTGCCAATGCCAGATAAGAAAGATTGGTCAGATCCTAAACACGTGGTAGCTGAAACTGTGTATCCACCTAGATACAGAAGATCATCTGGACgaccaagaaaaagaagaagaaagaatgcAGATGAAAAGATTTCGGTGAACACAAACTGTTGTGGACAATGTGGACAAGAAGGGCACAACagaagaacttgtactttctACCCAAAAGAGAAGTGA